A single region of the Gemmatimonadaceae bacterium genome encodes:
- a CDS encoding carbohydrate binding family 9 domain-containing protein, whose protein sequence is MPHVLIRILAAALLAAPAATAAAQGPAGTGTRPPDSPPELRAARAGERMRIDGLLDEAAWAGAPVAAGFIQSEPLSGRPASQATEVRVLYDRDYLYIGAFMHDSQPSMAVVNDIRKDFTEEDQDDFEVMLDTFGDRRNGYVFSTNIEGARHDRQVALEGREVNKSWDAVWLVKTQRRADGWTVEMRIPFRALRFSRSAGSAWGINFSRHIRRVNEVSFWAPVPRAFGLNRVSLAGSLVGLETGSAGRDLRVKPYISENAVRALGTTAAPAPSMSNSIEVGADVKAALTPGLTMDLTVNPDFGQVEADEQQVNLTQFSQFFPEKRDFFLENSGVFYVGDAARKSGGTTIVTPDEDNLLFFSRRIGLTAGGAPIPILGGMRVTGKLAERTRIGILSVQDRAMGTDPASNASVIRLRQNLGRAGNDLGVFVLQNVHTSGPSYTNRVIGVDKNLRLFGNLDWNSYAARTSTPGKTSGDYAWRSTVNWEGVFFHFKSGLMELGPGFQNDLGYYRRVGMRKYILETGLRPRSAGLRAHGIRELHPHIGWAYQEDMGGFELAKSLHSGMSVFFNNGAIFEYSANPIYNRLTAPFRPNAKMASPIPVGGYDWNEHWLLYTSDLSRRFSLDTKYVWGGLYDGTQQTVSAAVQYRPSYRFKAKVGVQRTAATLNTPNLRFVNTLGTFRTSYSFNTNMFVDALSQYDAVSKQFNANIRFNLIHHPLSDLFIVYNDQRILTPDAPVAGRGIIVKFTQMMSF, encoded by the coding sequence ATGCCTCACGTCCTGATCCGGATCCTTGCCGCCGCCTTGCTGGCCGCCCCGGCCGCCACCGCCGCAGCGCAGGGGCCGGCGGGCACCGGCACACGCCCCCCCGACTCCCCGCCTGAACTCCGGGCCGCGCGGGCCGGTGAACGCATGCGGATCGACGGCCTGCTCGACGAGGCCGCGTGGGCCGGCGCCCCCGTCGCGGCTGGATTCATCCAGTCGGAGCCGCTCAGCGGCCGGCCGGCGAGCCAGGCCACCGAGGTGCGCGTGCTCTACGACCGCGACTACCTCTACATCGGCGCCTTCATGCACGACAGCCAGCCCTCCATGGCCGTCGTCAACGACATCCGGAAGGACTTCACCGAGGAGGACCAGGACGACTTCGAGGTGATGCTCGACACCTTCGGCGACCGCCGCAACGGCTACGTCTTCTCCACCAACATCGAAGGCGCCCGGCACGACCGGCAGGTCGCGCTCGAGGGCCGCGAGGTGAACAAGAGCTGGGACGCGGTCTGGCTGGTGAAGACGCAGCGGCGTGCTGACGGCTGGACTGTCGAGATGCGCATCCCGTTCCGCGCCTTGCGCTTCAGCCGCAGCGCCGGCTCGGCCTGGGGCATCAACTTCTCACGCCACATCCGACGGGTGAACGAGGTGTCGTTCTGGGCACCGGTGCCACGGGCGTTCGGGCTGAACCGCGTGTCACTCGCCGGCAGCCTGGTGGGCCTCGAGACCGGCAGCGCCGGTCGCGACCTGCGCGTGAAGCCCTACATCTCCGAGAACGCCGTCCGCGCGCTTGGCACCACCGCGGCGCCCGCACCGTCGATGAGCAACTCGATCGAGGTCGGCGCCGATGTGAAAGCCGCGCTCACGCCGGGCCTCACGATGGACCTGACGGTGAACCCCGACTTCGGGCAGGTCGAGGCCGACGAGCAGCAGGTGAACCTGACGCAGTTCTCGCAGTTCTTCCCTGAGAAGCGCGACTTCTTCCTCGAGAACTCCGGCGTCTTCTACGTCGGCGATGCCGCGCGCAAGAGTGGCGGCACCACCATCGTCACCCCCGATGAGGACAACCTCCTCTTCTTCTCGCGCCGAATCGGCCTCACCGCCGGCGGCGCGCCGATCCCGATCCTCGGCGGCATGCGCGTGACCGGAAAGCTTGCCGAGCGGACACGTATCGGCATCCTGAGCGTCCAGGACCGCGCCATGGGCACCGATCCTGCCTCGAACGCCAGCGTGATCCGCCTCCGCCAGAACCTCGGTCGCGCCGGCAACGACCTCGGCGTCTTCGTGCTCCAGAACGTGCACACGTCGGGACCGTCGTACACCAACCGCGTGATCGGCGTGGACAAGAACCTGCGCCTCTTCGGGAACCTCGACTGGAACTCGTACGCCGCCCGCACCTCCACGCCCGGCAAGACCAGCGGCGACTATGCGTGGCGCTCGACGGTGAACTGGGAGGGCGTGTTCTTCCATTTCAAGAGCGGACTGATGGAGCTCGGCCCGGGCTTCCAGAACGACCTCGGGTACTACCGTCGCGTCGGCATGCGGAAGTACATCCTCGAGACCGGACTCCGCCCACGCAGCGCCGGGCTGCGCGCCCACGGCATCCGTGAGCTGCACCCGCACATCGGCTGGGCGTACCAGGAGGACATGGGGGGCTTCGAGCTGGCCAAGTCGCTCCACAGCGGCATGTCGGTCTTCTTCAACAACGGCGCGATCTTCGAGTACTCCGCCAACCCCATCTACAACCGCCTCACCGCGCCGTTCCGGCCCAATGCGAAGATGGCCTCGCCGATTCCCGTCGGCGGCTACGACTGGAACGAGCACTGGCTGCTCTACACCAGTGACCTGAGCCGCCGTTTCTCGCTCGACACCAAGTACGTGTGGGGCGGGTTGTACGACGGTACACAGCAGACCGTGTCGGCGGCGGTGCAGTACCGCCCCAGCTATCGCTTCAAGGCCAAGGTCGGCGTGCAGCGCACCGCCGCGACCCTGAACACGCCGAACCTGCGCTTCGTGAACACACTCGGCACGTTCCGCACGAGCTACAGCTTCAACACCAACATGTTCGTGGACGCGCTGTCGCAGTACGACGCGGTGAGCAAGCAGTTCAACGCGAACATCCGCTTCAACCTGATCCACCACCCGCTGAGCGACCTGTTCATCGTCTACAACGACCAGCGGATCCTCACGCCCGACGCGCCGGTGGCGGGGCGCGGGATCATCGTGAAGTTCACGCAGATGATGTCGTTCTGA
- a CDS encoding Uma2 family endonuclease translates to MSPVPLMTAEELLLYQPPDAEAELIKGRMVVREPPSAMHGRYAARIAFLLMQHVIETRAGAVLADGGFHIESNPDTVLAPDVAFIVRDRVLGIPETGFARMAPDLAVEVRSPGDRWADLLRKVSRWLGAGVRVVWVIDPRQRSAHLFRPDGDIVHVPEDGDLTGDDVLPCFRCALRRVLALE, encoded by the coding sequence ATGTCGCCGGTGCCGTTGATGACGGCCGAGGAGTTGTTGTTGTACCAGCCACCCGATGCGGAGGCTGAGCTGATCAAGGGGCGGATGGTGGTGCGCGAGCCACCGAGTGCGATGCACGGGCGTTATGCCGCGCGGATTGCATTCCTCCTGATGCAGCACGTCATCGAGACGCGGGCAGGAGCGGTGCTCGCGGACGGTGGTTTTCACATCGAGTCGAACCCTGACACGGTGCTCGCTCCTGACGTCGCGTTCATCGTGCGGGATCGGGTGTTGGGAATTCCTGAGACGGGATTCGCGCGGATGGCGCCGGACCTCGCCGTGGAGGTCCGATCGCCAGGGGACCGGTGGGCGGACCTGCTGCGGAAGGTGAGCCGCTGGCTCGGTGCAGGTGTCCGGGTCGTGTGGGTGATCGACCCCCGGCAACGCTCGGCGCACCTGTTTCGGCCGGACGGTGACATCGTCCACGTGCCGGAGGACGGCGACCTCACCGGGGACGACGTGCTGCCGTGCTTCCGCTGTGCGTTGCGGCGCGTGCTCGCACTGGAGTGA
- a CDS encoding branched-chain amino acid transaminase translates to MSQIAATEWIWRDGDFIPWADANVHVLSHSMQFGSSAFEGIRCYATPTGPAIFRLREHLTRLINSVKIYRMELDYTLDELVAACCALVAKNGMEACYLRPMVVRGYGAAGMVPFASPIHVYLPCWPWGAYLGDEALEHGVDACVSSWHRFAPNTIPSLAKVAGNYLGGQLIKMEALANGFAEAIALSPSGTVSEGSGQNVFLVQDGALVTTPLDGSLLGGITRDSIIRIAKRDGLEVREQIIPREMLYTADEVFFTGTAAELTPVRSVDRIKVGSGTVGPVTKRMQAAFLDIANGRAPDTFGWLTRVTPPA, encoded by the coding sequence ATGAGTCAGATTGCCGCAACCGAGTGGATCTGGCGCGACGGGGACTTCATCCCGTGGGCCGACGCCAACGTGCACGTGCTGAGCCACTCGATGCAGTTCGGGTCGTCCGCGTTCGAGGGGATCCGCTGCTACGCCACGCCGACCGGGCCGGCGATCTTCCGCCTGCGCGAGCACCTCACGCGGCTGATCAACTCGGTGAAGATCTACCGCATGGAGCTGGACTACACGCTCGACGAGCTGGTGGCGGCGTGCTGCGCGCTGGTGGCGAAGAACGGGATGGAGGCGTGCTACCTGCGCCCGATGGTGGTGCGTGGCTATGGCGCGGCAGGGATGGTGCCGTTCGCGAGCCCGATCCATGTGTACCTGCCGTGCTGGCCGTGGGGGGCCTACCTGGGTGACGAGGCGCTGGAGCATGGCGTGGATGCCTGTGTGTCGAGCTGGCACCGCTTCGCACCGAACACGATCCCGTCGCTGGCGAAGGTGGCCGGCAACTACCTGGGCGGCCAGCTGATCAAGATGGAGGCGCTGGCGAACGGGTTTGCCGAGGCGATCGCGCTCAGTCCGTCGGGGACGGTGAGCGAGGGGTCGGGGCAGAACGTGTTCCTGGTGCAGGACGGCGCGCTGGTGACGACGCCGCTGGACGGCTCGCTGCTGGGTGGGATCACGCGCGACAGCATCATCCGGATCGCGAAGCGGGACGGGCTGGAGGTTCGCGAGCAGATCATCCCACGCGAGATGCTGTACACGGCCGACGAGGTGTTCTTCACGGGTACGGCGGCGGAACTGACGCCGGTGCGGAGCGTGGATCGCATCAAGGTCGGGTCGGGCACGGTGGGTCCGGTGACGAAGCGGATGCAGGCCGCGTTCCTGGATATCGCCAACGGGCGTGCGCCGGACACGTTCGGGTGGCTGACGCGGGTGACGCCGCCGGCGTGA
- a CDS encoding SDR family oxidoreductase, whose amino-acid sequence MDLGIGGRVALVCGASKGIAYATAEELARAGCALAICSRDAAAIGAAAGRLETLGAPVLALAADLSTAEGISAVVTGVMARYGRVDILVANTGGPPTGPSMGHDWAAWTKASELLLRSCVELTRAFVPGMRERQWGRVISITSKAVKEPVPSLVLSNSLRAAVTGYLRTLATEVAADGVTVNTVLPGFTATERLESLAAATTARTGATRDAVYAGWVAQTPVGRLGRPEELAATIAFLASDRAGFITGQAILVDGGAVNTLL is encoded by the coding sequence ATGGACCTGGGCATCGGCGGAAGGGTCGCCCTCGTCTGCGGGGCGTCGAAGGGCATCGCGTACGCGACGGCCGAGGAGCTTGCGCGGGCCGGGTGTGCACTGGCGATCTGCTCGCGTGACGCCGCCGCGATCGGTGCGGCCGCCGGCCGGCTGGAGACGCTGGGTGCGCCGGTGCTGGCGCTCGCCGCGGACCTCTCCACGGCGGAGGGGATCTCGGCGGTGGTGACGGGTGTGATGGCGCGGTACGGTCGCGTGGACATCCTCGTCGCCAACACCGGGGGGCCGCCGACGGGACCCTCGATGGGGCACGACTGGGCGGCGTGGACGAAGGCGAGCGAGTTGCTGCTGCGCAGTTGCGTGGAGCTCACGCGCGCCTTCGTGCCGGGGATGCGCGAGCGGCAGTGGGGTCGCGTGATCAGCATCACCTCGAAGGCGGTGAAGGAGCCGGTGCCGTCACTGGTGCTGAGCAACAGCCTGCGGGCGGCGGTCACGGGTTACCTGCGCACGCTCGCCACCGAGGTGGCGGCCGACGGTGTGACGGTGAACACCGTGCTGCCGGGCTTCACCGCCACCGAGCGGCTGGAGTCGCTGGCCGCCGCGACCACGGCGCGGACCGGCGCGACCCGCGACGCTGTGTATGCCGGCTGGGTGGCGCAGACGCCGGTGGGGCGGCTGGGCCGGCCCGAGGAACTGGCGGCCACGATCGCGTTCCTGGCCTCGGATCGTGCGGGCTTCATCACCGGGCAGGCGATCCTGGTGGACGGCGGCGCCGTCAACACCCTGCTCTAG
- a CDS encoding cupin domain-containing protein, producing MSDVRHLAWDEVRLEPLNPLISRKLITSEKMMLAQVFLSKGAIVPAHDHVNEQFTYIRSGALRFWIGAHADAPGDIYTDVKAGEVLVIPGMVRHRAEALEDTLDVDIFNPPRQDWLDGSDAYIRGGAK from the coding sequence ATGTCCGACGTCCGCCACCTTGCCTGGGACGAGGTCCGTCTCGAGCCGCTGAACCCGCTGATCAGCCGCAAGCTCATCACGTCCGAGAAGATGATGCTCGCGCAGGTCTTCCTGTCGAAGGGCGCCATCGTGCCGGCGCACGACCACGTCAACGAGCAGTTCACGTACATCCGGTCGGGCGCGCTGCGCTTCTGGATCGGGGCGCACGCCGATGCACCGGGCGACATCTACACCGACGTCAAGGCGGGTGAGGTGCTGGTGATCCCGGGCATGGTGCGGCACCGCGCGGAGGCACTGGAGGACACGCTGGACGTGGACATCTTCAACCCGCCCCGGCAGGACTGGCTGGACGGGAGCGATGCCTACATCCGCGGCGGGGCGAAGTAG
- a CDS encoding endonuclease/exonuclease/phosphatase family protein, giving the protein MSPDTHSRYTISCDSRRHRVALRESRYWTRTKCPVCMQVVDTTRLRRVMKWLGGHAPRSVLHLGSRLRLVPIDAIALGWAALIVLLAITLHTVADAWWPATILLFLGRWPWLLPALPLFVLTLALRHRRSALVTLGATVVGLFGVMQLSLGSGRLSAPTYAESRVRVISFNIAGDAPAPLQLVELINEWEPDVLAVQECGVNSREQLGNIPGYHSDLGVTCLLTKFEIIAVDSLRREAFANASGAAWVKRYRLKGRVGEFDFTNVHLDTPRKAFDVLIEGDSNATGAIGDKTAVREVESRLARRWVDLGRGPRLVAGDFNMPVESAIFRQHWGSLQDGWEEAGLGFGYTRLAGWIRLRIDHILADEHWSVQTARMLPDYGSDHLPVMVEVDLKPKE; this is encoded by the coding sequence ATGTCGCCCGACACCCATTCCCGCTACACCATCAGCTGCGACTCCCGGCGTCACCGGGTCGCGCTCCGGGAATCCCGGTACTGGACGCGGACGAAGTGCCCGGTCTGCATGCAGGTCGTGGACACCACGCGCCTCAGGCGGGTGATGAAGTGGCTCGGTGGCCACGCGCCCCGCTCGGTGCTGCACCTGGGGAGCCGCCTGCGGCTGGTGCCGATCGATGCCATCGCGCTGGGCTGGGCCGCGCTGATCGTGCTGCTGGCCATCACCCTCCATACAGTGGCGGATGCGTGGTGGCCGGCCACGATCCTGCTCTTCCTCGGCCGCTGGCCGTGGCTGCTCCCCGCACTGCCGCTGTTCGTGCTCACACTCGCACTCCGGCACCGGCGCAGCGCGCTGGTCACGCTCGGCGCCACCGTGGTCGGGCTCTTCGGCGTCATGCAGCTCTCGCTCGGCTCCGGACGGCTCAGCGCACCGACGTACGCCGAGTCGCGCGTGCGCGTGATCTCGTTCAACATCGCCGGCGACGCCCCCGCGCCACTGCAACTCGTCGAGCTGATCAACGAGTGGGAGCCAGACGTGCTGGCCGTGCAGGAGTGCGGCGTCAACTCACGCGAGCAACTCGGCAACATCCCGGGCTACCACAGCGACCTCGGGGTCACCTGCCTCCTCACGAAGTTCGAGATCATCGCGGTCGATTCGCTGCGCCGCGAGGCGTTCGCGAATGCCAGCGGTGCCGCGTGGGTGAAGCGCTATCGGCTGAAGGGCCGCGTGGGCGAGTTCGACTTCACCAACGTGCACCTCGACACGCCGCGCAAGGCATTCGACGTGCTCATCGAGGGCGATTCGAACGCCACCGGGGCAATCGGCGACAAGACCGCCGTGCGCGAGGTGGAATCACGGCTGGCACGGCGCTGGGTGGACCTCGGCCGCGGGCCGCGCCTCGTGGCCGGCGACTTCAACATGCCCGTCGAGAGCGCGATCTTCCGCCAGCACTGGGGGTCGCTCCAGGACGGCTGGGAGGAGGCCGGCCTCGGCTTCGGCTACACGCGCCTGGCCGGCTGGATCAGGCTGCGTATCGATCACATCCTCGCCGACGAGCACTGGAGCGTGCAGACCGCGCGGATGCTGCCTGACTACGGCTCCGATCACCTGCCGGTCATGGTCGAGGTGGATCTCAAGCCGAAGGAGTGA
- a CDS encoding leucine--tRNA ligase, translated as MSETPHLPETPSYDPAAVESAWQQRWADRGTNSPDLVTGQDPYYQLMMFPYPSAEGLHIGNLFAFTGADIHGRFQRLQGRTVFEPIGFDSFGIHSENFAIKVGAHPARLTPRNVENFRRQLHRAGLMVDWSKEVVTSDPSYYKWTQWLFLQLYKQGLAYKKAAAVNWCPSCKTVLANEQVKDGHCERCDSLVEQRLLEQWFFRTSQYAPRLLYNIATLDWSETTRQAQRNWIGRSEGAHVTFRVANAHDVTVFTTRPDTIFGATWVVLAPEHPLVHQITTPGQRATVDAYLERTKTQDVVSRKVSKEKTGVDTGAVAINPATGQPIPVWIADYVLMEYGTGAVMGVPGHDERDFEFAQMFALPIIRVVAGADDDANAPLAEAYLSKSDADLLVNSGHFSGMPVPQAKKAVVAWLQERGSAQPVVNYRLNDWCISRQRYWGPPIPIIYCDGCGPVPVPEDQLPVELPLIEDFRPDDSGISPLARHDEWYRVPCPQCGAMSRRETDVSDTFLDSAWYFLRYPSADRADVPFDAALTKRWLPVTTYIGGNEHAVLHLLYSRFITMVLHDAGLVDFEEPFTRFRAHGMIIREGAKMSKSKGNVVNPDELIERWGADSFRTYLMFLGPYEEGGDYRDAGITGVRRFLDRIWGSVHESTTSGTPDSTVLRKLHATIRKVGEDLPALGYNTAIAAMMEYLNVLRAGERRVHRDEVLPLVQLVAPFAPHMAEECWQFLGFTASVFDSGWPAYDPAMLVSDTITVAVQISGKTRGTVVVARVAAQADVYAAALREPNIAKFVEGEPKKVIFVPGRLLNIVV; from the coding sequence ATGTCCGAGACGCCGCACCTGCCAGAGACCCCGTCGTACGATCCCGCCGCCGTCGAGTCTGCCTGGCAGCAGCGCTGGGCCGACCGGGGAACGAACTCCCCCGACCTCGTCACCGGCCAGGATCCGTACTACCAGCTGATGATGTTCCCCTACCCGTCGGCGGAGGGGCTCCACATCGGCAACCTCTTCGCCTTCACAGGCGCGGACATCCACGGACGGTTCCAGCGCCTGCAGGGACGGACCGTCTTCGAACCCATCGGCTTCGACAGCTTCGGGATCCACTCCGAGAACTTCGCGATCAAGGTCGGAGCACACCCTGCTCGGCTGACGCCCCGAAACGTCGAAAACTTCCGCCGCCAGCTCCATCGCGCCGGCCTGATGGTTGACTGGAGCAAGGAAGTCGTCACCAGCGACCCGTCGTACTACAAGTGGACGCAGTGGCTCTTCCTCCAGCTCTACAAGCAGGGGCTGGCCTACAAGAAGGCCGCCGCCGTGAACTGGTGCCCGAGCTGCAAGACGGTGCTCGCCAATGAGCAGGTGAAAGACGGCCACTGCGAGCGCTGCGACTCGCTGGTCGAGCAGCGGCTGCTCGAGCAGTGGTTCTTCCGCACCTCGCAGTACGCCCCCCGGCTGCTGTACAACATCGCGACGCTCGACTGGAGTGAGACCACCCGGCAGGCCCAGCGGAACTGGATCGGCCGCAGCGAGGGTGCGCACGTCACCTTCCGCGTGGCGAACGCCCACGACGTCACCGTCTTCACCACCCGCCCCGACACCATCTTCGGTGCGACCTGGGTGGTGCTCGCCCCCGAGCACCCGCTCGTCCACCAGATCACGACGCCCGGCCAGCGCGCCACCGTCGACGCCTACCTGGAGCGCACCAAGACCCAGGACGTCGTCTCGCGGAAGGTCAGCAAGGAGAAGACCGGCGTCGACACCGGTGCCGTCGCCATCAACCCGGCCACCGGCCAGCCGATCCCGGTCTGGATCGCCGACTACGTGCTGATGGAGTACGGCACCGGCGCCGTCATGGGAGTGCCCGGTCACGACGAGCGCGACTTCGAGTTCGCGCAGATGTTCGCGCTGCCGATCATCCGCGTCGTCGCCGGCGCCGATGACGATGCGAATGCCCCGCTGGCCGAGGCGTACCTGTCGAAGTCCGACGCCGACCTGCTCGTGAACTCGGGCCACTTCTCCGGCATGCCGGTGCCGCAGGCCAAGAAGGCCGTCGTCGCCTGGCTGCAGGAGCGCGGCAGTGCACAGCCGGTGGTGAACTACCGGCTGAACGACTGGTGCATCTCGCGGCAGCGCTACTGGGGCCCGCCGATCCCGATCATCTACTGCGACGGCTGCGGCCCGGTGCCGGTCCCCGAGGACCAGCTCCCCGTCGAGCTCCCGCTGATCGAGGACTTCCGCCCCGACGACAGCGGCATCTCCCCGCTGGCCCGCCACGACGAGTGGTATCGCGTGCCCTGCCCGCAGTGCGGTGCCATGTCGCGCCGCGAGACCGACGTCAGCGACACCTTCCTCGACAGCGCCTGGTACTTCCTGCGCTACCCGAGTGCCGACCGCGCCGACGTGCCGTTCGACGCCGCACTCACGAAGCGCTGGTTGCCCGTCACCACCTACATCGGCGGCAACGAGCACGCCGTGCTGCACCTGCTGTACTCGCGCTTCATCACGATGGTGCTGCACGACGCGGGGCTGGTCGACTTCGAGGAGCCGTTCACGCGCTTCCGCGCCCACGGCATGATCATCCGCGAAGGCGCCAAGATGTCGAAGTCGAAGGGCAACGTGGTGAACCCCGACGAACTGATCGAGCGCTGGGGCGCGGACAGCTTCCGCACCTACCTCATGTTCCTCGGTCCCTACGAGGAGGGCGGCGACTATCGCGACGCCGGCATCACCGGCGTGCGACGCTTCCTCGACCGCATCTGGGGCTCGGTGCACGAGAGCACCACCAGCGGCACGCCCGACTCCACCGTGCTGCGCAAGCTGCATGCGACCATCAGGAAGGTCGGCGAGGACCTCCCCGCGCTCGGCTACAACACCGCCATCGCGGCGATGATGGAGTACCTCAACGTGCTGCGCGCCGGCGAGCGCCGGGTGCACCGCGACGAGGTGCTGCCACTGGTGCAGCTCGTTGCCCCCTTCGCACCACACATGGCCGAGGAATGCTGGCAGTTCCTCGGGTTCACTGCGTCGGTGTTCGACAGCGGCTGGCCGGCCTACGACCCGGCGATGCTGGTGTCGGACACGATCACGGTTGCGGTGCAGATCAGCGGCAAGACCCGCGGCACCGTGGTCGTGGCCAGGGTAGCTGCGCAGGCGGACGTCTACGCCGCCGCCCTGCGCGAGCCGAACATCGCCAAGTTCGTCGAGGGCGAGCCGAAGAAGGTCATCTTCGTGCCCGGGCGCCTGCTGAACATCGTGGTGTGA
- a CDS encoding PDZ domain-containing protein codes for MTMLPDAARIAARVGILATLVAPAGLAQRTPPAPPPPPPATAPDAPDWPQPPRFAFAPGATRGYLGVTPRTSSGPADTLGLLIEDVDESLPAAKAGITSGSRLVSIDGIDLRLDPADLGDSAAEALPEARLRRALGNHKPGEEVSIVIRRDGRTETKRVALAESPMARSFRTIAQGRRVLGIGFSDRGSMRDTAGLLITSLTRGGAAEKAGLLEGDRVIAIDGVDLRVPPADAGSADGVQARIARLRRTLDATRDSAPVRLEVRSEGRRRTVELTPSWSSGITIDVDRLRGMADDLRMNLRTRVELDDETRDEAARAGAEARREMAESQREVREAQRGIAQAQREVARERAAAEREAARELAEGQREAAREYARSSRDYDLDIRRDGDGPIRGTITGHTDGATLTVGGLSLAVVDSDFARQFGRGAEEGALIVRAHRDWEPLRAGDMLLTIERRSVRRGTSLEISVDRSRDQAVEVLRGGRRITLLVPAVR; via the coding sequence ATGACCATGCTCCCGGACGCCGCACGCATTGCGGCCCGCGTCGGAATCCTCGCCACCCTCGTCGCGCCGGCGGGGCTGGCCCAGCGCACGCCGCCGGCCCCGCCACCACCACCACCGGCCACCGCGCCCGATGCGCCGGACTGGCCGCAGCCCCCGCGCTTCGCCTTCGCCCCGGGAGCCACCCGCGGCTACCTGGGTGTCACGCCGCGCACCTCCTCCGGCCCCGCCGACACCCTCGGGCTGCTCATCGAGGACGTGGACGAGAGCCTCCCCGCGGCGAAGGCTGGCATCACGTCGGGGTCCCGCCTCGTCTCCATCGACGGCATCGACCTGCGACTCGACCCCGCCGACCTCGGCGACAGCGCCGCCGAGGCGCTCCCCGAGGCGCGCCTGCGCCGCGCGCTTGGCAACCACAAGCCGGGCGAGGAGGTCTCGATCGTGATCCGCCGCGACGGCCGCACCGAGACGAAGCGGGTCGCCCTCGCCGAGTCACCAATGGCGCGCTCGTTCCGCACCATCGCGCAGGGCCGGCGCGTGCTCGGCATCGGCTTCTCCGACCGCGGCTCCATGCGCGACACCGCCGGCCTGCTGATCACCAGCCTCACGCGCGGCGGCGCCGCGGAGAAGGCGGGGTTGCTGGAGGGTGACCGCGTGATTGCCATCGATGGCGTGGACCTCCGCGTCCCCCCGGCCGACGCCGGCAGCGCGGATGGTGTCCAGGCCCGGATCGCCCGCCTCCGCCGTACACTCGACGCGACCCGGGACTCCGCGCCGGTGCGTCTCGAGGTCCGCAGCGAGGGTCGCCGTCGCACCGTCGAGCTCACGCCGTCGTGGTCGTCGGGCATCACCATCGATGTCGACCGCCTCCGCGGCATGGCCGACGACCTGCGCATGAACCTGCGCACGCGCGTCGAGCTGGATGACGAGACCCGCGACGAGGCGGCTCGCGCCGGCGCCGAGGCGCGCCGCGAGATGGCTGAGTCGCAGCGTGAGGTGCGCGAGGCGCAGCGCGGGATCGCGCAGGCGCAGCGGGAGGTCGCGCGGGAGCGGGCCGCGGCGGAACGCGAGGCGGCCCGGGAGCTGGCGGAAGGCCAGCGCGAGGCGGCACGCGAATACGCCCGCTCGTCACGCGACTACGATCTCGACATCCGGCGTGATGGCGACGGGCCCATTCGCGGCACGATCACCGGGCACACCGATGGTGCCACGCTCACCGTGGGCGGGCTCTCGCTGGCGGTGGTGGACAGCGACTTCGCCCGGCAGTTCGGCCGCGGCGCCGAGGAGGGAGCGCTGATCGTGCGCGCGCACCGGGACTGGGAACCGCTGCGCGCCGGCGACATGCTCCTGACCATCGAGCGGCGGTCGGTCCGCCGCGGCACCAGCCTCGAGATCAGCGTCGACCGCAGCCGCGACCAGGCCGTCGAGGTCCTGCGCGGCGGCAGGCGCATCACGCTGCTGGTGCCGGCCGTGCGCTGA